In a single window of the Papaver somniferum cultivar HN1 chromosome 8, ASM357369v1, whole genome shotgun sequence genome:
- the LOC113302787 gene encoding uncharacterized protein LOC113302787: protein MKHMGVKPMEENGCIYGSKEVVLSNNNATNFEFHKGNRVNRGSSHHRMALGKPTPSKWDDAQKWLSGLSRGERTHSKTKPRDSNADDRSLIDSVPQREKDSSHSSDDERCEDPRIAIQDEGETKNVDSNQTIWRINMSLEEAASAIRSICVRDMGTEMTPIASQEPSRTGTPMRTRTPATRSPTARSPISSRSSTPERCQVGVQSVDSYQSALASTDTRTDQVMHFGRDSGANRWPNRVEEESHACQVYENKNVEQSRKPNPLETRAMAWDEAERAKYMARCKREEVKIQAWENHQKRKAEMEMRRVEVKAERLKSRAQEKLINKLAATRRIAEEKLSNAEAKLNEQAAKTAEKADYMRRTGHLPSSFSIKLPSRCW from the exons ATGAAACATATGGGGGTGAAACCGATGGAAGAGAATGGATGTATTTACGGATCGAAAGAGGTGGTTTTAAGCAATAATAATGCTACTAATTTTGAGTTTCATAAAGGAAATAGAGTGAATCGCGGCAGTTCTCATCATCGAATGGCTTTAGGTAAACCGACTCCGTCGAAATGGGATGATGCTCAAAAATGGCTTAGTGGATTGTCAAGAGGAGAAAGAACTCACTCAAAAACCAAACCACGTGATTCTAATGCTGATGACAGGAGCTTGATTGATTCTGTCCCTCAAAGGGAGAAAGATTCTTCTCATAGTAGTGATGATGAACGGTGTGAAGATCCAAGAATTGCAATCCAAGATGAAGGGGAGACAAAAAATGTTGATTCAAATCAAACTATCTGGCGAATTAATATGTCTTTGGAAGAGGCAGCATCAGCTATCCGGTCGATCTGTGTGAGAGATATGGGGACGGAAATGACTCCCATTGCAAGTCAAGAACCTTCTAGAACAGGTACTCCAATGAGAACTCGGACTCCTGCAACTAGAAGCCCTACAGCTAGAAGTCCTATCTCTTCCAGATCATCTACTCCAGAGAGATGTCAAGTAGGGGTACAATCTGTGGATAGCTACCAATCTGCTCTTGCATCAACAGATACCAGAACTGATCAAGTCATGCATTTTGGTAGGGACAGCGGTGCGAACAGGTGGCCAAACAGAGTAGAAGAAGAATCTCATGCGTGTCAGGTATATGAAAACAAGAATGTAGAGCAATCAAGAAAGCCTAATCCTCTAGAAACTCGGGCGATGGCTTGGGACGAGGCAGAACGTGCAAAATATATGGCAAG GTGCAAGCGCGAAGAAGTGAAGATACAAGCTTGGGAAAACCATCAAAAACGTAAAGCTGAGATGGAAATGAGAAGGGTTGAG GTGAAAGCAGAAAGGTTGAAATCTCGAGCCCAAGAAAAGCTGATTAACAAACTTGCAGCAACAAGAAGAATTGCAGAAGAAAAACTTTCAAATGCGGAGGCAAAACTGAATGAACAAGCTGCAAAAACTGCTGAAAAGGCTGATTATATGAGAAGAACTGGTCACTTACCTTCATCATTCTCCATTAAACTGCCTTCACGCTGCTGGTAA
- the LOC113302770 gene encoding kelch repeat-containing protein At3g27220-like translates to MARPNNNTKHSSTSKLIILLACAALLGIALIVDFLWASSTSYLSNWVIDNKSPPNIIIPNSPKSYKNSTHKDPKRFLSATFADIDAPQLEWEEMASAPVPRLDGAAIQIKNLLFVFAGYANIDNVHSHVDIYNFTDNTWGGSFPMPTEMAHSHLGMVTDGRYIYIVTGQYGPQCRGPTARTFVLDTRTKIWRDMPSLPVPRYAPATTLWRGRLHVMGGSKEDRHEPALEHWSISVKDGKVLEKEWRTEIPIPRGGPHRACVVVDDRLYVIGGQEGDFMAKPGSPIFKCSRRHEVVYGDVYMLDDEMKWKEFPSMPKPDSHIEFAWAIVNNSIVIVGGTTDKHPVTKKMILTGEVFRFNLDTQKWSVVGKMPFRVKTTLVGYWECWLYFTSGQRDRGLDDPAPRKVISQMFRTKLNF, encoded by the exons ATGGCGAGACCTAATAACAATACAAAGCATAGTTCAACATCAAAACTCATCATTCTCTTAGCTTGTGCAGCTCTTCTTGGTATTGCCCTCATCGTCGATTTCTTATGGGCTTCATCTACTTCTTATTTATCTAATTGGGTTATTGATAATAAATCGCCACCAAATATTATCATACCCAATTCCCCAAAG AGTTATAAGAATTCTACTCATAAAGATCCAAAAAGATTTCTGTCAGCAACTTTTGCTGATATAGATGCACCACAATTAGAATGGGAAGAAATGGCATCAGCACCGGTTCCTCGGCTCGATGGGGCAGCTATACAGATTAAGAATCTGCTGTTTGTATTTGCGGGTTACGCTAACATTGATAAT GTGCATTCCCATGTCGATATTTATAACTTTACAGATAATACCTGGGGTGGAAGTTTCCCAATGCCAACAGAAATGGCACATTCACATTTGGGAATGGTAACAGATGGCAGATACATTTACATAGTCACAGGGCAATATGGTCCACAATGTAGAGGACCTACAGCCCGTACGTTCGTGTTGGATACAAGGACCAAAATATGGCGAGACATGCCTTCTTTACCAGTACCTAG ATATGCCCCAGCAACCACACTTTGGCGAGGGAGGCTGCATGTGATGGGTGGTAGCAAGGAGGATCGTCATGAACCTGCACTAGAACATTGGAGTATTTCGGTAAAGGATGGAAAAGTCTTAGAAAAAGAGTGGCGAACTGAAATACCTATACCCCGCGGAGGCCCTCACAG AGCTTGTGTTGTAGTTGATGACCGGCTGTATGTAATTGGTGGTCAAGAAGGTGATTTCATGGCCAAACCTGGATCACCTATATTTAAGTGTTCCCGTAGGCATGAG GTAGTGTATGGTGATGTTTACatgttggatgatgagatgaagTGGAAGGAATTTCCTTCCATGCCAAAACCTGATTCCCATATAGAATTTGCATGGGCTATTGTCAATAATTCCATTGTTATCGTGGGAGGTACAACTGATAAGCACCCTGTTACCAAAAAGATGATCTTGACTGGTGAAGTGTTCCGATTTAATTTGGATACACAG AAATGGAGTGTGGTTGGGAAGATGCCTTTCCGGGTAAAAACCACTCTTGTGGGTTACTGGGAATGTTGGCTGTACTTCACATCTGGGCAGCGGGACAGAGGACTAGATGATCCAGCACCACGAAAAGTCATATCTCAAATGTTTCGAACAAAATTGAACTTTTGA